Genomic segment of Acidimicrobiia bacterium:
ACCCTACCGAGGTCATGGGCGAGGTGCTCGACGGGCTCCACGGAGCGGTCCAGGTGCTGATGGATCTCCCCTTCCCCACAATCGCCGCGATCAACGGCACCGTGGCCGGGGCGGGGATGGGAGTCGCGCTCGCAACCGACCTCGCGATAGCGTCGGAGGCGGCCGTCTTCACCATGGCGTACACCGGCATCGGTGTCTCCCCTGACGGCTCGAGCACCTTCTGGCTCCCTCGGATGGTCGGTACCCGGTTTGCGATGGAGATGATCCTGACCAATCGGCGCCTGTCGGCCGACGAGGCGGTCACGCTCGGTCTGGTCAACGCAGCGGTCCCCGATGCCGAATTCTCAGGGGCTGTCGAGGCGCTCGCCACGAAGCTCGCCGCGGGTCCGACCCGAGCGTTCGTGCGGGCACGGGAGCTGATCCGCTCGTCGTTCGGCAACACGCCGGTACAGCAGATGGCCGACGAGGCGGCCTCGATCCTCGCCGCAGGGAGCACCAAGGACTTCTACGAGGGCGTGACCGCCTTCATCGAGAAACGGCGCCCCGACTTCGTCGGCAGCTGATCAGAAACCCGGCACCGAAGAGGTGCGTAGCTGGCAATCCACGCCCTGATCGCTGCCCATTTTCTGTCGTACCGGGCTGATACGTTGTTTGGTATGAGCAGTTTGTTTGGTCCTCATAGGATTTCGGATATTGAGGAGCGTTTGGTTGGTATTGAGCGCCGGATTGGTGAGCTCCGAGCGTGGCAGGCGTGTCTTGTCAACGAGTTGGACAAAGCCAAGGCGCATCGCAGTGATGCGTCTCGTACGCTTGGTGAGTGGTTGCAGTCGCATCTCGATGTCAGCCGTGAAACCGCCCGGGCCCTTGTGGTTGCAGGACGAGGCGGCAGGGATACCGGCCGCAATGTGCAGCGAGACCTTGGAACCACGACCACTTTTGATCGGGCCGTGGCAACCCACAAGCTGATCTCCACCGGCATGTCAGAGCATGAGGCGAGGGATACGAGGTCGATGAACCTCGAGCAGGTCCGCAAGCTCATTGCACGGCGGCGTCGGACGGAGCCGGTTGATGAGCGCAGAGTGTTCGCTGAGCGGTACTTTTCGGTTCAGCCAACTCTTGACGAATCAGCGTGGACCGTTTCGGGGCGCTTGTCGGGGGTGATGGGCAGGATCGTTGACAAGGCAGTCACTCAGAAAGCCGACGAACTGCGTCTGATTCCAGGTGCCGAGGCATCGACGAGGGCGCAGCGTCAGGCTGATGCGTTGGTTGCCATGTTGCAAGACTCCCTCGAAAGCGACCCTGGAGAATCAGATGTCGGGTCCTCGGCGGGTTCGTTGGGCCACATCACCGTGTTTGTCGACGCCCGAACCGTCGATGCTCGAACCGATGGGCAGTCAACGGGATCTCCCGCCTCTGATGGTCCGGTTGTGGAGGTGGCCTTCGGTCCACGGGTCGGTCCCGATGTGCTCGAAGCGGTTCTCTGTGGTGGGACCGTCCGGGCTGTCGGAATGGACGGCGACAATCCGGTCTTCGCGTCACAAGCAACCCGGGCGATCCCTCCGGCGATCCGCGATACGGTGCTGTTTCGCGACGGTGGATGCACGATCGATGGTTGCAACAGCCGATACCGCCTTGAACCGCATCACATCATTCCCCGATCCGAACACGGCACACACCATCCATCGAACCTGACCACCCTGTGCTGGTACCACCATCATGTCGCGATCCACGGCAACGGGTTTCGCATCGACACCGAATCACCACCGCACAAGCGATCGAAGGCACCGCTCCGATCTCGGCAAGACGTTCACCGTATCGGACGCTCGTGAATTGAGATCCGGCATCGGAATGCGTAACGAGGCCTTCAAGGCGGGTGCCTCTTGACCAGCGTGCCATCTCGAGTGCGTCGAGGACCATCTGGGTGCGCATGTTGGAAGCAACCCTCCACCCAACGATCCGTCGGCTGAATGCGTCAACAATGAAACACACATATGCCACCCCCGACCAGGTCGACACAAAGGTGAGGTCTGTTACCCACAGACGGTTCGGACGAGCCGCGGTGAAGTCACGATCCACCAGGTCTTGGGGGCGTGTGGCTGACTCGTCGGGTCGTGTTGTACGAACCCGTCGATGCCGTGACACACCTTGGATTTCGAGCTGTTTCATCAGACGAGCCGTCTGGTCACGGCCAATGTCATGGCCGGCACGCCGGGCTGCTTTCCACAGTTTGTGAGCCCCATACACCTTCCGGTTCGAGATCCACAATGCCAACAGGATCGGCATCATCACCGCATCCCGCAGCGCTCTCGCGGACAGGGGCCGCTTCTTGTTGTCGTAATACGTTGAGGGGGCCACCTCCAGCGTGGTGCAGATGGGCTCGACCCCGAACTCGTCACGATTCTCGTCGACGAACTTGACCATTATCTGTGTGGGCGGTCGAGCTCCGCCGCAAAGAAAGCCGAAGCCCGCTTCAAGATCTCGTTCGCACGGCGCAGCTCACGGTTCTCCTGCTCCAGCTTCTTCATCTTTGCCCGCTCAAAAGCAGACATGCCCGGGGCATCCCCTGCTTCGATCTCAGCGTCAGCTACCCAACGACGCACAGACTCGGGGCCATACCCCAACTGGTCAGCGACGCGAACCACCGTGCCCTGGCTCGTCCCAAGCTCCTTACGGAGCTCGAAAACCAGCCGGACAGCCTGATCCTTCTCCTCTTTCGTATACCGACGAGTCGTCGGCCTTCCTGGTGTGATTTCCCTTGACATGACTCTCATCTTTCCACACTCAAGAGCCTCCAAGAATCCCAGGGCGATTCAGGACCGTCCGGGTTGTCGGAATGGACGGCGACAATCCGGTCTTCGCGTCACAAGCAACCCGGGCGATCCCTCCGGCGATCCGCGATACGGTGCTGTTTCGCGACGGTGGATGCACGATCGATGGTTGCAACAGCCGATACCGCCTTGAACCGCATCACATCATTCCCCGATCCGAACACGGCACACACCATCCATCGAACCTGACCACCCTGTGCTGGTACCACCATCATGTCGCGATCCACGGCAACGGGTTTCGCATCGACACCGAATCACCACCGCACAAGCGCCGCCTCCTTCGCCCAAGCCGCCGAGGGCCTCCCTTGTCGGGCTAACGATGTGTGTTGGAATCAGAGCGAACTCGATTGGAGGGCCACCGACGGGCTCCCGGTGATGCTGCTCAACTCGTCGAGGATGTCGAATCGCCTCACCTCGAAACCGTGGAATGTGTCGTTGCCGGTCAGGCTCGCCACCATCTCAGAATCGAGATAATCATCAGCGGCGGCAGTCGACTCGAAGATGTGGAAGCCACCAACGAGATCACCGTCGGTGATCCATGTCTTGGACACCAACCCGGCCACGCCCTGCATGGCGTGCGCGTAGTCAGTGAACGGATCAACGAGGTCCTCCAGCGTTGCATCTGTTCGGAATGTGATCAAGACCGCATGCATTTTAACCTCCTGGTGTCGCGGCTCACCCATTCGTATCAAGTCGAGGTTGCCGAAAGGTTGCGGCGCGTATGATTGACCGGTGGAGTTTGGGATCCTCGGTCCGCTCGAGATCCGGGATGGGGACCAAACGGTCACCATCTCCGGTATAAAGGAGCGCGCCATTCTCGGCCTCCTGATCGTTGAGGCCGGAACCGTCGTCTCCGCGGATCGAATGGTGTTCGAACTGTGGGGCGACACGCCACCGAGAACAGCGACGAAGTCGCTGCGGAGCCATGTATCGCGCTTGCGTCGCTCGCTCGGCGGCACAACGACCATCGTCACGCAACGACCGGGCTACCGACTCGCGTTGGACGGCCATATCATTGATGCCGCACGGTTCGAATCACTCGCCGATGATGCAAGCAGGCTCGCGAGCGATCCCATTCGTCGGTGGCAAACGGCGCGTGAAGCCCTCGCGCTGTGGCGCGGACCGGCACTCGCCGATCTCAGCGCCTTTGCGTTCGCTGACGGGGAAGCGAGGCGCCTCGAGGAGCGCCGAATCAGGACCGCCGAGCACGCGATGGATGCCGGTCTCCGGATCGGACGCCATCGGGATCTCATCCCTGAGTTGCGCGTACTCACCACGGAACACCCATACCACGAGGCGTATTGGGCGCAGTTGATGCTCGCGCTCTACCGCTCGGGTCGCGCCGGAGATGCCCTCGATGTGTTCCGGGAAGCCTCGACCGTGCTCGGGGAGGGACTCGGCATAGGCCCCTCCGTTGAGCTGCGGGAACTGGAGCGTTCGGTCGTTCTCCAAGATGAGACGCTCAACCTGCGGGTTCCGACAGGACCGCACAATCTCCCTGCTTCCGTCTCATCGTTCGTCGGAAGGGAACGAGAGTTGGCTTCCCTTGCAAGGAGCCTCGGTGATTCGCGGTTGGTGACGATGACAGGTGCGGGGGGATCCGGCAAGAGTCGCCTCGCGAGGGAGCAGGCGAGTCGGTCCCTGATGGATTACGCCGACGGTGTCTGGATCGTCGAGCTTTCCTCGCTCATTGATCCCGACGACATACCAGCCGCGGTGTGCATTGCGATGGGTGAGCCTGCCAGCCACGCCACAGATCCGACCGATGCCCTCGTCTCGCTGGCTGGTACCCGGCGAATGCTCCTCTTGTTGGACAACTGCGAGCACATGGTCGACGCCGTCGGGATGCTCGTCGGAAGAATCCTCTCCGAATGCCCCAACACGACGATTCTCGCCACCTCCCGCGTCGCGCTTCGGGTCCCTGGCGAGACGATCTGGCTGGTTCCCCCCCTTCAGCTTCCGGATCTTGACGATGAGCTGGAGGTTCAAGTGGCGACCGAGGCGGTTCGGCTCTTTGTCGTGCGCGCTCGAGAAGCCGCACACGAGGTTTCGTTCGAAGGTGACGACATGCGGACGATCTCGGCCCTGTGCATTGCCCTTGGCGGGCTTCCGCTCGCCGTGGAGTTGGCTGCTTCCCGGATCGGTGCCTTCGGTCTCGCCGATCTCGCAGAACGCCTCGAAGGAGGACTCAGCATGCTCGGCGCGGGTCGCACGGAGCTTGCACACCACCGCTCCATGAAGGCGGCCATTGGCTGGAGTGTGGACCTGCTGACCGGTGACGAGCGACGGGCCTTCGTTGGGCTCGCTGTCTTTCTCGGCGGCTGGACACTCGCGGACGCTGAGGCTGTTCTCGGGGGCCGAATCGTCCCGTTGGATGAGGTTGCCGGCATCGTGGCTTCCCTCGTCGATCAGTCGCTGGTCGAGGTCCACCGCGAACACGGGGTTCGGTACCGGTTCCTGGAACCGATCCGTGAGTTTGCCCGGGAGCAGCTCCATGCCTCCGAGATGGCGGCCGATCTCGACCTGGTCCACGCGCTTCGTTTCCTCGAGGTGTGTGGCAGGGCCGACGAAGGTCTGCGGGGCCGAGAGCAGACCGACTGGCTTGCTCGCTTGCGGGCAGATCATGACAACATTCGGAAGGCACTGCGGTGGTCGGTCGATGCCAAACGCGGCGACATCGCGCTCGGGCTTGTGGCATCCTGTGCATGGTTCTGGTTCATGGCGGGACATTGGCGCGAGGTGTCGCTGTGGCTCGATGCGGCACTCGATGCGGCTGGTGACGACCATCCGCTACTCCGAGCAAGGGCCATTGCACGCGCCGATGGGATCCAGGTCATCCGGGTCAATGTACAGCCAGCGGCGACGAGGATCGAAGCCGCCGAAGCGGTGTGCAGGGCCGAAGGTGACCGGTACTACGAGGCATGGTGCGTGCACCTGCGAGGTCATGCGCACATCTATGACGAGGCTGGTGACCCGCGACGACCGATCGAGACCGCTCGTGAGATCTTCGTGGAACTCGACCGGCCATGGGAGGTCGCGTGGTCTGATCGATACCTCGGAGACGCATTTGGCCTTGCCGGTATGAGCGACGATGCCATCGAAGTTCAACTGTTGTCGATTTCGGCTTTTCGGGAGATGGGTGACCTGTGGTCGACCGCCTACGGTCTTCACAACCTCGCCAACTTCTTCTTGGTGAACAATGCGTACGGGCCAAGCGTTGCGCGCCCCTACTTCGAACGGTGCATGCGGATCGCACAGGACATCGGGGATCCGGTGTGGCACGCCCACGGGCTCAACGGCCTCGCCCATTGCGACTTCCAAGAGGAAGCGGGGGATCCGACGACGCGGTACCTGGAGGCGGCCGATCGATTGCGCCGCATCGGTGATGATGCATGCCTTGCTTCGGCGGTCGGGTTCCTCGGAGATCTGAGCGAGCGGAGCGGTGAGATCGGCCCAGCAGCGGGGTGGTACGCAGAAGCCATTCGGATAGCAGAACGGCTCTCACGCTGGTCGCACATCGGAGCCAACTTCGACCGTCTCGCACGCTTGGCGCATGTGACGAACCGCTCGGCGCAGGCAAGGCGTCTCGTCGCCGCCGTTGATGGCGGATTGGGTCGCGGCGAGATGAGGTTCACGGACTGGTACGCCGCCACGCATCGCGAGGTCGCGCGGTCCGTCGGGATCGAGGGTCCGACGACGGAGCCCATCGCGGATCTCATTCCGTTTGCCCTCGAACTCGCCGAGACGATCGCAGATGGTGCCTGAGGAACGAGGCCAGCTTCATGGGCTGCCTCAGACCCGCAGCATCTTATCGATGCGGCG
This window contains:
- a CDS encoding enoyl-CoA hydratase-related protein, whose protein sequence is MTEQLVVVSKDGSVGTVRLNEPDSLNALSVPMANAFKDALIELGEDASIRALVVTGTGRGFCAGGDVQSFYDHRDDPTEVMGEVLDGLHGAVQVLMDLPFPTIAAINGTVAGAGMGVALATDLAIASEAAVFTMAYTGIGVSPDGSSTFWLPRMVGTRFAMEMILTNRRLSADEAVTLGLVNAAVPDAEFSGAVEALATKLAAGPTRAFVRARELIRSSFGNTPVQQMADEAASILAAGSTKDFYEGVTAFIEKRRPDFVGS
- a CDS encoding HNH endonuclease translates to MDGDNPVFASQATRAIPPAIRDTVLFRDGGCTIDGCNSRYRLEPHHIIPRSEHGTHHPSNLTTLCWYHHHVAIHGNGFRIDTESPPHKRSKAPLRSRQDVHRIGRS
- a CDS encoding HNH endonuclease yields the protein MDGDNPVFASQATRAIPPAIRDTVLFRDGGCTIDGCNSRYRLEPHHIIPRSEHGTHHPSNLTTLCWYHHHVAIHGNGFRIDTESPPHKRRLLRPSRRGPPLSG
- a CDS encoding YdhR family protein → MHAVLITFRTDATLEDLVDPFTDYAHAMQGVAGLVSKTWITDGDLVGGFHIFESTAAADDYLDSEMVASLTGNDTFHGFEVRRFDILDELSSITGSPSVALQSSSL
- a CDS encoding BTAD domain-containing putative transcriptional regulator, giving the protein MEFGILGPLEIRDGDQTVTISGIKERAILGLLIVEAGTVVSADRMVFELWGDTPPRTATKSLRSHVSRLRRSLGGTTTIVTQRPGYRLALDGHIIDAARFESLADDASRLASDPIRRWQTAREALALWRGPALADLSAFAFADGEARRLEERRIRTAEHAMDAGLRIGRHRDLIPELRVLTTEHPYHEAYWAQLMLALYRSGRAGDALDVFREASTVLGEGLGIGPSVELRELERSVVLQDETLNLRVPTGPHNLPASVSSFVGRERELASLARSLGDSRLVTMTGAGGSGKSRLAREQASRSLMDYADGVWIVELSSLIDPDDIPAAVCIAMGEPASHATDPTDALVSLAGTRRMLLLLDNCEHMVDAVGMLVGRILSECPNTTILATSRVALRVPGETIWLVPPLQLPDLDDELEVQVATEAVRLFVVRAREAAHEVSFEGDDMRTISALCIALGGLPLAVELAASRIGAFGLADLAERLEGGLSMLGAGRTELAHHRSMKAAIGWSVDLLTGDERRAFVGLAVFLGGWTLADAEAVLGGRIVPLDEVAGIVASLVDQSLVEVHREHGVRYRFLEPIREFAREQLHASEMAADLDLVHALRFLEVCGRADEGLRGREQTDWLARLRADHDNIRKALRWSVDAKRGDIALGLVASCAWFWFMAGHWREVSLWLDAALDAAGDDHPLLRARAIARADGIQVIRVNVQPAATRIEAAEAVCRAEGDRYYEAWCVHLRGHAHIYDEAGDPRRPIETAREIFVELDRPWEVAWSDRYLGDAFGLAGMSDDAIEVQLLSISAFREMGDLWSTAYGLHNLANFFLVNNAYGPSVARPYFERCMRIAQDIGDPVWHAHGLNGLAHCDFQEEAGDPTTRYLEAADRLRRIGDDACLASAVGFLGDLSERSGEIGPAAGWYAEAIRIAERLSRWSHIGANFDRLARLAHVTNRSAQARRLVAAVDGGLGRGEMRFTDWYAATHREVARSVGIEGPTTEPIADLIPFALELAETIADGA